One window of Trifolium pratense cultivar HEN17-A07 linkage group LG5, ARS_RC_1.1, whole genome shotgun sequence genomic DNA carries:
- the LOC123885455 gene encoding cytochrome P450 704B1-like, whose product MGGLVILICMVVSWIFIHRWSQRNKKGPKTWPFLGAAIEQLMNYDRMHDWLVQYFSMSKTVVVPMPFTTYTYIADPINVEHVLKTNFNNYPKGEVYHSYMEVLLGHGIFNVDGELWKKQRKTASLEFASRNLRDFSTKVFKEYALKLSSILNQASYLNQQIDMQELLMRMTLDSICKVGFGVEIGTLNPNSPNNSFAKAFDTANIIVTLRFIDPLWKIKKFLNLGSEAQLDKSIKIIDDFTYSVIRTRKAEIEDAKKNGQQNQIKNDILSRFIELGEDNASDKSLRDVVLNFVIAGRDTTATTLSWAIYMVMTHSNVAEKLYLELKTFEENQAKEENVTLPQCDDNDDLELFNQRVVQFSKLLNKDSLERLHYLHAVITETLRLYPAVPQDPKGVMEDDVLPDGTKIKAGGMITYVPYSMGRMEYNWGPNAASFIPERWFKDGVLKNESPFKFTAFQAGPRICLGKDSAYLQMRMVLAILCRFYKFNLVPGHPVKYRMMTILSMAHGLKLTIEKRS is encoded by the exons ATGGGAGGGTTAGTGATATTGATATGCATGGTTGTTTCATGGATATTCATACATAGATGGAGTCAAAGGAACAAAAAAGGTCCTAAAACATGGCCCTTTCTTGGAGCTGCCATTGAACAATTGATGAACTATGATAGAATGCATGATTGGCTTGTTCAATATTTTTCCATGTCCAAAACTGTTGTGGTCCCTATGCCATTCACAACCTATACTTACATTGCTGATCCTATTAATGTGGAACATGTACTTAAGAccaatttcaataattatccAAAG GGTGAAGTGTACCATTCATATATGGAAGTGTTACTTGGACATGGAATATTTAATGTTGATGGAGAGCTTTGGAAGAAACAAAGGAAAACAGCTAGCTTAGAATTTGCATCAAGAAATTTGAGAGATTTCagcacaaaagttttcaaagaGTATGCTTTAAAACTCTCATCCATTCTCAATCAAGCATCTTATCTCAACCAACAAATAGACATGCAG GAGTTATTGATGAGAATGACTTTAGACTCTATATGCAAAGTTGGTTTTGGAGTGGAAATTGGAACTTTAAATCCTAACTCACCAAACAATTCTTTTGCTAAAGCTTTTGATACTGCTAATATTATTGTAACACTTCGTTTCATTGATCCTTTATGGAAAATTAAGAAATTTTTAAATCTTGGCTCAGAAGCACAACTTGACAAGAGCATCAAAATCATTGATGATTTTACTTACTCAGTTATTAGAACAAGAAAGGCAGAGATTGAGGATGCTAAAAAGAATGGCCAACAAAATCAG ataaaaaatgatatattatcAAGATTCATAGAATTGGGAGAAGACAATGCAAGTGACAAAAGTTTAAGAGATGTTGTTTTGAACTTTGTGATTGCTGGAAGAGACACAACTGCAACAACTCTATCATGGGCTATATATATGGTAATGACACATTCTAATGTTGCTGAAAAACTTTACTTAGAGCTCAAAACTTTTGAGGAGAATCaagcaaaagaagaaaatgttACATTGCCTCAATGTGATGACAATGATGACCTTGAATTGTTCAATCAAAGAGTAGTACAATTTTCAAAGCTATTGAATAAAGATTCATTAGAGAGACTTCATTATTTGCATGCAGTCATAACTGAGACCTTAAGATTGTATCCAGCAGTTCCTCAG GATCCTAAGGGTGTGATGGAAGATGATGTGTTACCGGATGGTACAAAAATTAAAGCAGGGGGTATGATAACTTATGTTCCATATTCAATGGGAAGGATGGAGTATAATTGGGGGCCCAATGCTGCTTCATTTATACCTGAAAGATGGTTCAAAGATGGTGTCCTTAAAAATGAATCTCCATTCAAATTCACAGCTTTTCAG GCAGGGCCAAGGATATGTCTTGGTAAGGATTCTGCATATCTTCAAATGAGAATGGTGTTAGCAATTTTGTGCAGATTTTACAAATTCAATTTGGTGCCTGGTCATCCAGTGAAGTACAGAATGATGACTATTTTATCAATGGCACATGGCTTGAAGCTTACCATAGAGAAACGTTCTTGA